One part of the Sciurus carolinensis chromosome 4, mSciCar1.2, whole genome shotgun sequence genome encodes these proteins:
- the Npm2 gene encoding nucleoplasmin-2 isoform X1 yields MSRPSTSSTAEKAPRNVLWGGELNQEKRTCTFRPQVERKENCRLLLSAICLGEKAKEEVNRVEILPSGNQEDKKTQPITIASLKASVLPMVTMTGVELSPPVTFQLRAGSGPVFLSGQEYYETSDLPWEEEEEEEGEEEEEEEEEEDDDDDDAEASLEETPVKQVKRPALQKQMSIAKKKKLEKEEEEAVRFSLSEKSPVRKAKPPVRPKKLGSKK; encoded by the exons ATGAGTCGCCCCAGCACCAGCAGCACAGCTGAAAAAGCACCGCGGAATGTGCTCTGGG GAGGGGAACTAAATCAGGAGAAGCGGACTTGCACCTTCAGACCTCaagtggagaggaaggagaactgTAGGCTGTTGCTCAGTGCG ATTTGTCTGGGGGAGAAAGCCAAAGAGGAGGTGAACCGCGTGGAGATCCTGCCCTCGGGAAACCAGGAGGACAAGAAGACACAGCCCATCACCATTGCCTCGCTGAAGGCCTCTGTCCTGCCCATG GTCACCATGACAGGAGTAGAGCTTTCTCCTCCAGTTACTTTTCAACTCCGGGCTGGCTCAGGGCCTGTGTTTCTCAGTGGCCAGGAATATTATG AAACTTCAGACCTACcctgggaagaagaggaggaggaagagggggaggaggaggaggaggaagaggaagaagaagatgacGACGATGATGATGCCGAAGCGTCTCTAGAGGAGACCCCTGTCAAACAAGTCAAAAGGCCAGCGCTGCAGAAGCAGATGAGCATTGCCAAG AAAAAAAAgctggagaaagaagaggaggaggcagtaAG GTTCAGCCTTTCAGAGAAGAGCCCTGTGAGAAAG GCCAAACCCCCAGTCAGACCTAAGAAGCTGGGTTCCAAGAAATAG
- the Fgf17 gene encoding fibroblast growth factor 17 isoform X2, which produces MGAARLLPNLTLCLQLLILCCQTQYVRDQGAMTDQLSRRQIREYQLYSRTSGKHVQVTGRRISATAEDGNKFAKLIVETDTFGSRVRIKGAESEKYICMNKRGKLIGKPSGKSKDCVFTEIVLENNYTAFQNARHEGWFMAFTRQGRPRQASRSRQNQREAHFIKRLYQGQLPFPNHAERQKQFEFVGSAPTRRTKRTRRPQPLT; this is translated from the exons ATGGGAGCCGCCCGCCTGCTGCCCAACCTCACTCT GTGCCTGCAGCTCTTGATTCTCTGCTGTCAAACGCAG TACGTGAGGGACCAGGGTGCCATGACCGACCAGCTGAGCAGGCGGCAGATCCGCGAGTACCAGCTCTACAGCCGGACCAGTGGCAAGCACGTGCAGGTCACCGGACGTCGCATCTCCGCCACCGCTGAGGATGGCAACAAGTTTG CCAAGCTCATAGTGGAGACAGACACATTCGGCAGCCGGGTGCGCATCAAGGGGGCGGAGAGCGAGAAGTACATCTGCATGAACAAGAGGGGCAAGCTCATCGGGAAG CCCAGTGGGAAGAGCAAAGACTGCGTGTTCACCGAGATCGTCCTGGAGAACAACTACACGGCCTTCCAGAATGCCCGGCACGAGGGCTGGTTCATGGCCTTCACCCGGCAGGGCCGGCCCCGCCAGGCCTCCCGCAGCCGCCAGAACCAGAGGGAGGCCCACTTCATCAAGCGCCTCTACCAGGGCCAGCTGCCGTTCCCCAACCACGCCGAGCGGCAGAAGCAGTTCGAGTTCGTGGGCTCAGCCCCCACCCGCAGGACCAAGCGCACTAGGCGGCCCCAGCCCCTCACGTAG
- the Npm2 gene encoding nucleoplasmin-2 isoform X2 — MSRPSTSSTAEKAPRNVLWGGELNQEKRTCTFRPQVERKENCRLLLSAICLGEKAKEEVNRVEILPSGNQEDKKTQPITIASLKASVLPMVTMTGVELSPPVTFQLRAGSGPVFLSGQEYYEKKAGERRGGGSKVTLRTY, encoded by the exons ATGAGTCGCCCCAGCACCAGCAGCACAGCTGAAAAAGCACCGCGGAATGTGCTCTGGG GAGGGGAACTAAATCAGGAGAAGCGGACTTGCACCTTCAGACCTCaagtggagaggaaggagaactgTAGGCTGTTGCTCAGTGCG ATTTGTCTGGGGGAGAAAGCCAAAGAGGAGGTGAACCGCGTGGAGATCCTGCCCTCGGGAAACCAGGAGGACAAGAAGACACAGCCCATCACCATTGCCTCGCTGAAGGCCTCTGTCCTGCCCATG GTCACCATGACAGGAGTAGAGCTTTCTCCTCCAGTTACTTTTCAACTCCGGGCTGGCTCAGGGCCTGTGTTTCTCAGTGGCCAGGAATATTATG AAAAAAAAgctggagaaagaagaggaggaggcagtaAGGTAACTCTTCGCACCTATTAA
- the Fgf17 gene encoding fibroblast growth factor 17 isoform X1, which translates to MGAARLLPNLTLCLQLLILCCQTQGENHPSPNFNQYVRDQGAMTDQLSRRQIREYQLYSRTSGKHVQVTGRRISATAEDGNKFAKLIVETDTFGSRVRIKGAESEKYICMNKRGKLIGKPSGKSKDCVFTEIVLENNYTAFQNARHEGWFMAFTRQGRPRQASRSRQNQREAHFIKRLYQGQLPFPNHAERQKQFEFVGSAPTRRTKRTRRPQPLT; encoded by the exons ATGGGAGCCGCCCGCCTGCTGCCCAACCTCACTCT GTGCCTGCAGCTCTTGATTCTCTGCTGTCAAACGCAG GGGGAGAATCACCCGTCTCCTAATTTTAACCAGTACGTGAGGGACCAGGGTGCCATGACCGACCAGCTGAGCAGGCGGCAGATCCGCGAGTACCAGCTCTACAGCCGGACCAGTGGCAAGCACGTGCAGGTCACCGGACGTCGCATCTCCGCCACCGCTGAGGATGGCAACAAGTTTG CCAAGCTCATAGTGGAGACAGACACATTCGGCAGCCGGGTGCGCATCAAGGGGGCGGAGAGCGAGAAGTACATCTGCATGAACAAGAGGGGCAAGCTCATCGGGAAG CCCAGTGGGAAGAGCAAAGACTGCGTGTTCACCGAGATCGTCCTGGAGAACAACTACACGGCCTTCCAGAATGCCCGGCACGAGGGCTGGTTCATGGCCTTCACCCGGCAGGGCCGGCCCCGCCAGGCCTCCCGCAGCCGCCAGAACCAGAGGGAGGCCCACTTCATCAAGCGCCTCTACCAGGGCCAGCTGCCGTTCCCCAACCACGCCGAGCGGCAGAAGCAGTTCGAGTTCGTGGGCTCAGCCCCCACCCGCAGGACCAAGCGCACTAGGCGGCCCCAGCCCCTCACGTAG